A genomic window from Caballeronia sp. SBC1 includes:
- the mnmC gene encoding bifunctional tRNA (5-methylaminomethyl-2-thiouridine)(34)-methyltransferase MnmD/FAD-dependent 5-carboxymethylaminomethyl-2-thiouridine(34) oxidoreductase MnmC, protein MTHSFFCANVLVDRERWFQRRNFTVLQAEFDAARLFIETWATWRADPQRCERLHFVAVAPLASMAHPDMLTDQPSLSQLVIDAWPMQVAGLHRLEFENGRVVLTLAIGELEIMLQKVWLRADAFYLRLSQVDAKLAYIAKALARVAGDQATLCAQAQPLLPQALKDAGFICDETPDGTHVKARFAPRWRVRRHEPPLALAIENATPSAEFSKSAVPASSRQMPRHAIVIGAGLAGCAITERLASRGWRVSLIERHNDLAHDASGNPAGVFHPIVWRDDSIAARLTRAGFLYALHRWSELERAGHTLNRSHEGLLQIADSTYDAHAIASAIKRFGLPPSYVIAVDEHEATRLAGQPVARPGWFFPHGGWISPAAICAAQCKAAGDLLTPRFGTEVARIDRKNDTWTAFDTTGRAVAHAPVVILANAGDAQRLAGLHGLPTRGVRGQLTLLDSSPLDGLRVPIVGDGYAVPLGAHRTLTGATYDIDDINTQIQAAGHIENLERVAMMLPALAGFVPQAETLEGRVAFRSVTSDRMPMIGALADESAARANATRLSGAWPLDLPRTAGLYGAFAFGSRGLVWSTLAAELIAAQIEGEPWPIERELAEAIDPGRFLLRALRQGELG, encoded by the coding sequence ATGACCCATTCCTTTTTTTGCGCAAACGTGCTTGTCGATCGCGAACGCTGGTTCCAGCGACGGAATTTCACGGTTTTGCAGGCGGAATTCGACGCTGCGCGGCTGTTTATCGAGACATGGGCCACTTGGCGCGCAGATCCACAGCGCTGCGAGCGCCTGCATTTCGTGGCGGTCGCCCCGCTGGCGTCGATGGCTCATCCGGACATGCTCACCGACCAGCCATCGCTTTCCCAATTAGTGATCGATGCATGGCCAATGCAGGTTGCCGGACTGCACAGGCTCGAGTTTGAAAACGGGCGGGTGGTGCTGACGCTGGCCATCGGCGAGCTGGAGATAATGCTGCAGAAGGTCTGGCTACGTGCCGATGCCTTTTATCTGCGGCTATCGCAGGTTGATGCGAAGTTGGCGTACATCGCCAAAGCGCTGGCTCGTGTCGCCGGGGATCAGGCGACGTTATGCGCGCAAGCGCAGCCCCTTCTTCCCCAAGCGCTCAAAGACGCAGGTTTTATCTGCGATGAAACCCCGGACGGCACTCATGTGAAAGCGCGTTTCGCCCCACGCTGGCGTGTACGGCGTCACGAACCGCCGCTTGCATTGGCAATTGAGAACGCGACTCCATCGGCAGAGTTTTCGAAGAGCGCGGTACCAGCTTCCTCACGTCAAATGCCACGCCATGCAATCGTCATCGGGGCTGGCCTTGCAGGCTGCGCGATCACCGAGCGCCTTGCGTCGCGGGGATGGCGAGTCAGCCTGATCGAGCGTCACAACGATCTCGCCCACGATGCGTCGGGTAACCCCGCTGGGGTCTTTCACCCGATCGTCTGGCGTGACGACAGCATTGCCGCCCGCCTGACACGCGCAGGATTTCTCTACGCGCTGCACCGTTGGTCCGAACTCGAGCGCGCCGGCCACACCTTGAACCGCAGCCACGAGGGATTGCTGCAAATCGCAGATTCCACCTACGATGCGCACGCAATTGCATCTGCGATCAAGCGCTTCGGCTTACCGCCGTCCTATGTAATAGCTGTCGATGAACACGAAGCCACCCGTCTGGCCGGCCAGCCTGTCGCGCGTCCCGGCTGGTTTTTCCCTCACGGCGGCTGGATTTCCCCCGCCGCGATATGCGCCGCGCAATGCAAGGCTGCGGGAGATTTGCTCACCCCCCGCTTCGGCACGGAAGTCGCGCGTATAGATCGGAAAAACGACACATGGACTGCCTTCGACACCACTGGCCGCGCCGTCGCCCACGCCCCCGTCGTGATCCTCGCCAACGCCGGCGATGCGCAACGCCTCGCGGGACTCCATGGCCTGCCGACGCGCGGCGTACGCGGCCAGCTAACGCTACTGGACTCGAGTCCGCTCGATGGTCTGCGTGTTCCCATCGTCGGCGATGGCTACGCCGTGCCGCTCGGCGCGCATCGGACGCTGACGGGCGCGACCTACGATATTGACGACATCAACACGCAGATCCAGGCCGCCGGACATATCGAGAATCTTGAACGTGTCGCGATGATGCTGCCCGCCCTGGCGGGGTTCGTGCCTCAAGCGGAAACGCTGGAAGGCCGCGTAGCTTTCCGATCGGTGACGAGCGACCGCATGCCGATGATCGGCGCCCTCGCCGACGAATCCGCCGCACGTGCCAATGCGACCCGTCTTTCCGGCGCATGGCCGCTCGATTTGCCGCGCACGGCCGGCTTGTACGGCGCGTTTGCTTTCGGTTCGCGCGGACTGGTGTGGTCGACGCTGGCCGCCGAGCTGATCGCGGCGCAAATCGAAGGGGAACCGTGGCCGATCGAACGTGAGCTGGCTGAAGCTATCGATCCAGGACGCTTCCTTCTACGGGCATTACGACAAGGCGAACTCGGCTAA
- a CDS encoding HU family DNA-binding protein has translation MNKQELIDAVAAQTGASKAQTGETLDTLLEVVKKAVSKGDAVQLIGFGSFGSGKRAARTGRNPKTGESIKIPAAKTVKFTAGKAFKDAVNKR, from the coding sequence ATGAATAAACAGGAACTGATCGACGCCGTGGCCGCTCAGACCGGCGCCAGCAAGGCTCAAACCGGCGAAACGCTGGACACGTTGCTCGAAGTGGTCAAGAAGGCTGTCTCGAAGGGTGACGCCGTGCAGTTGATTGGCTTCGGAAGCTTCGGTTCGGGCAAGCGCGCAGCGCGCACCGGCCGTAACCCGAAGACCGGCGAATCCATTAAGATTCCGGCCGCCAAGACCGTCAAGTTCACGGCTGGCAAGGCATTCAAGGACGCAGTGAACAAGCGGTAA
- a CDS encoding GTP-binding protein, which yields MNQPLPVTVLAGLPGVGKTTLLDHLLADQAGTSIAVVRARIDDLSSEINSVAAGGRFNAIVVEASGTDDPQVIAESLVFDNDIAHLDTILTVVDAESFSRDYASTDSLSERGLASDAHDDRTVVEALIAQIEFCDVIVINKTDLIDTDTLAKLRRVLHALNPRAELIDAHQGVVPASELLNTDRFDFDATSSAPGWLAMLNADPDSASELAADDLGVGGFVYRARRPFHPERLWALVHQEWPGVLRCKGFFWLATRSDIGGSLSQAGGALRHGPAGMWWAAQERSEWPTGDAELEAEIAADWYGDADDMTIGDRRQELAMIGASLDESHWRAAFDACLVTDDEWSQASEGLLPDPFPSWEMDEDEHGHDHHDHGDDCDCGAHGH from the coding sequence ATGAATCAGCCCCTGCCCGTTACCGTGCTTGCCGGTTTGCCAGGCGTAGGCAAGACCACCCTGCTCGACCATTTGCTCGCGGATCAAGCCGGCACGTCCATCGCGGTTGTTCGCGCACGGATCGACGATCTGTCGAGTGAAATCAACAGCGTTGCTGCTGGGGGTCGCTTCAACGCGATCGTGGTGGAAGCGTCCGGTACCGATGACCCGCAGGTGATAGCCGAAAGTCTTGTCTTCGATAACGACATTGCGCACCTCGACACAATCTTGACCGTCGTTGACGCGGAAAGCTTTTCGCGCGATTACGCGTCGACGGATTCGCTGAGCGAGCGCGGCTTGGCAAGCGATGCTCACGACGACCGCACGGTTGTGGAAGCGCTGATCGCGCAGATCGAGTTCTGCGATGTGATCGTGATCAACAAGACGGATCTCATCGATACCGACACACTCGCTAAACTCCGGCGCGTTCTGCACGCGCTCAATCCGCGTGCCGAGCTGATCGATGCGCATCAAGGCGTCGTGCCGGCGAGCGAGTTGCTGAACACAGACCGCTTCGACTTCGATGCAACGTCAAGCGCGCCCGGCTGGCTGGCAATGCTGAACGCCGATCCGGATTCGGCGTCGGAATTGGCGGCCGATGACCTCGGTGTTGGCGGTTTTGTGTATCGCGCGCGGCGGCCGTTTCATCCCGAGCGGCTGTGGGCGCTGGTGCATCAGGAATGGCCGGGTGTATTGCGTTGCAAAGGCTTCTTCTGGCTGGCGACACGCAGCGATATTGGTGGCTCGCTGTCGCAAGCGGGGGGCGCGCTGCGGCATGGTCCCGCGGGCATGTGGTGGGCGGCGCAGGAGCGCAGCGAGTGGCCGACCGGCGATGCGGAGCTGGAAGCTGAGATTGCCGCGGACTGGTACGGTGATGCGGACGATATGACTATCGGCGACCGGCGGCAGGAACTGGCGATGATCGGAGCCAGCCTGGACGAGTCGCATTGGCGCGCGGCTTTCGACGCCTGTCTTGTCACCGATGATGAATGGTCGCAAGCGTCGGAGGGATTGTTGCCCGATCCGTTTCCGTCGTGGGAAATGGATGAAGATGAGCACGGCCACGATCATCATGACCACGGCGATGATTGCGATTGCGGCGCCCACGGGCACTAG
- a CDS encoding lytic transglycosylase domain-containing protein, which produces MKMFLRLFAIGFGASLAAAPAHADCFDEAAKYQKVNPLILRAIAWQESHNQPDAMNKNANGSIDYGLMQINSVHLTQLAQYGISTTTLMQPCKSVYIAAWHLRQKMNKYGNTWQAVGAYHSETPSLRDQYSRQIINILGKWKLLTASR; this is translated from the coding sequence ATGAAAATGTTTTTGCGACTCTTTGCGATCGGTTTCGGCGCCTCGCTGGCAGCCGCGCCCGCGCACGCCGACTGCTTCGATGAAGCCGCCAAGTATCAAAAGGTCAATCCGCTGATCCTGCGGGCAATCGCGTGGCAAGAGTCGCACAACCAGCCGGACGCAATGAACAAGAACGCGAACGGTTCCATCGATTACGGCCTGATGCAGATCAATTCGGTGCACCTGACGCAGCTCGCACAGTACGGGATCTCGACCACCACGCTGATGCAGCCGTGCAAGTCGGTCTACATCGCCGCATGGCATTTGCGCCAGAAGATGAACAAGTATGGCAACACGTGGCAAGCGGTCGGCGCTTATCACTCGGAAACGCCGTCGCTGCGCGATCAGTACTCGCGGCAGATCATCAATATCCTGGGCAAGTGGAAGTTGCTGACGGCATCGCGCTGA
- the gspD gene encoding type II secretion system secretin GspD, translating to MALRRAATALLVAGLVTTQLAHAQVTLNFVNADIDQVAKAIGAATGKTIIVDPRVKGQLNLVSENPVPEEQALKTLQSALRMQGFALVQDHGVLKVVPEADAKLQGVPTYVGNAPTARGDQVITQVFELHNESANNVLPVLRPLISPNNTIAAYPANNTLVVTDYADNVRRIASIIAGIDTAAGRQVDVVPLKNANALDVAEQLNKLLDPGSIGSTDATLKVTVTADPRTNSLLLRASSSARLAAAKQLARSLDAATTQPGNMHVVALRNADATRLAKTLRAMMGKGGGDNSSSSSSSGSGSSSGSGSFGAGGASSSTGTSGLPPLPGGLGSSSSSSGSNPMAGGGQSKDSGFGNNNESSSSNDQPGNGMIQADTATNSLIITASDPVYRNLRAVIDQLDARRAQVYIEALIVELSATTGANLGIQWQGALLSQSGNNGVYGGTNLGTGTSSIVDLTAAAYTAGANPSSLAGQTGLLAQGLNIGLLHKFGNFFGLGGLLQALSTSSDANILSTPNLITLDNEEAKIVVGQNVPVVTGSYATPTANTGTSVSAFNTFDRRDVGVTLHVKPQITTGGILKLQLYQEDSSVDTTTTNNPGGVTINTRSIQSTILADDGEIVVLGGLMQDQYSTSNSKVPLLGDIPWIGQLFRSEAKTRTKTNLMVFLRPVIVRDQATSTQIATDRYDYLRQQQYNSTSDNRIEKDKDVPVLPPAPIGPSHGGVPSQNLFDLNNMSRSPSQGGSTTLPQAPPPKMQDQQQGQYQGQQQYQTAQPPGQYQGQAQYQGQPANVNNYAVPNNSAPSVPLNGDAGAKP from the coding sequence ATGGCATTGCGTCGCGCCGCGACGGCTTTGCTGGTGGCTGGTCTTGTCACCACGCAACTTGCGCACGCACAGGTGACACTGAATTTCGTCAACGCGGATATCGATCAGGTTGCGAAGGCAATCGGCGCCGCGACTGGGAAGACGATCATCGTCGACCCGCGGGTCAAAGGGCAGTTGAATCTTGTATCGGAAAATCCGGTGCCAGAGGAACAGGCTTTGAAAACGCTGCAGTCGGCATTGAGAATGCAGGGCTTCGCACTCGTGCAAGATCACGGTGTGCTTAAGGTCGTGCCTGAAGCGGACGCCAAGCTGCAGGGCGTGCCGACCTATGTCGGCAACGCGCCCACCGCGAGAGGCGATCAGGTCATCACCCAGGTGTTCGAGCTGCACAACGAATCGGCCAACAACGTGTTGCCGGTCCTGCGTCCGCTGATCTCGCCGAACAACACGATCGCCGCCTACCCGGCCAACAACACGCTGGTGGTCACCGACTATGCCGACAACGTGCGGCGCATCGCGAGCATCATCGCGGGCATCGACACAGCGGCGGGCCGGCAGGTCGACGTGGTGCCGCTGAAGAACGCGAACGCGCTCGACGTGGCCGAGCAGCTGAACAAGCTGCTCGATCCAGGCTCGATAGGCAGCACCGACGCTACGCTGAAAGTCACCGTCACCGCCGATCCGCGCACGAACTCGCTGTTGCTGCGCGCGTCCAGCAGTGCGCGGCTCGCAGCGGCCAAGCAGCTCGCGCGGAGCCTCGACGCGGCCACCACGCAGCCGGGCAACATGCACGTGGTCGCGCTGCGCAATGCTGACGCCACGCGTCTCGCCAAGACACTGCGCGCGATGATGGGCAAGGGCGGCGGTGACAATTCGTCTTCGTCATCATCGTCGGGATCGGGATCGTCGAGTGGTTCGGGCTCGTTTGGCGCGGGTGGCGCCAGTTCGTCCACCGGCACGAGCGGCTTGCCGCCGCTGCCGGGCGGACTCGGCAGCAGCAGTTCATCGTCGGGCAGCAATCCGATGGCGGGCGGTGGCCAGAGCAAGGACTCCGGCTTCGGCAACAACAACGAAAGCAGCAGTTCCAACGATCAGCCCGGCAACGGCATGATCCAGGCCGACACGGCCACCAACTCGCTGATCATCACCGCGTCCGATCCCGTGTACCGCAACTTGCGCGCGGTGATCGACCAGCTCGACGCACGTCGTGCGCAGGTTTATATCGAAGCGCTGATCGTGGAATTGTCAGCAACGACGGGCGCGAATCTCGGCATTCAGTGGCAGGGCGCGCTGCTTTCGCAAAGTGGCAACAACGGCGTTTATGGCGGTACGAACCTGGGAACGGGCACGTCGAGCATTGTCGACCTGACCGCGGCGGCTTATACAGCCGGCGCCAATCCCTCGTCGCTCGCGGGGCAGACCGGCCTTCTCGCGCAGGGCCTGAACATTGGCCTGCTGCACAAGTTCGGCAACTTTTTCGGTCTGGGCGGTTTGCTGCAGGCGCTGTCGACATCGTCGGATGCGAACATTCTGTCCACGCCTAACCTCATCACGCTGGACAACGAGGAAGCGAAGATCGTGGTCGGCCAGAACGTGCCGGTGGTGACAGGCTCCTATGCCACGCCGACCGCCAACACGGGCACGTCGGTCTCCGCGTTCAATACGTTCGACCGGCGCGACGTGGGCGTGACGCTGCATGTGAAACCGCAGATCACGACGGGCGGCATTTTGAAGCTTCAGCTTTATCAGGAAGATTCCAGCGTCGATACCACCACGACCAACAATCCGGGCGGCGTGACGATCAACACGCGCTCGATCCAGTCGACCATCCTGGCGGACGATGGTGAGATCGTGGTGCTCGGCGGTTTGATGCAGGACCAGTATTCGACGAGCAACAGCAAAGTGCCGCTGCTCGGCGACATCCCCTGGATCGGCCAGTTGTTCCGCAGCGAAGCGAAGACGCGGACGAAGACGAACCTGATGGTGTTCCTGCGTCCGGTGATCGTGCGCGATCAGGCGACCAGCACGCAGATCGCGACTGATCGCTACGATTATCTGCGCCAGCAGCAGTACAACTCCACCTCCGATAACCGTATCGAGAAGGATAAGGACGTGCCGGTTCTGCCGCCCGCGCCAATTGGCCCGAGCCACGGCGGCGTGCCGTCGCAGAATCTGTTCGACTTGAACAACATGTCACGTTCGCCGTCGCAGGGCGGCAGCACGACGTTGCCGCAGGCGCCGCCGCCGAAGATGCAGGATCAGCAACAAGGTCAGTATCAGGGCCAGCAGCAGTATCAGACGGCGCAGCCGCCGGGCCAGTATCAAGGGCAGGCGCAGTATCAAGGCCAGCCGGCGAACGTGAACAACTACGCTGTGCCGAATAACTCGGCGCCGAGCGTGCCGCTCAACGGCGACGCAGGAGCGAAGCCGTGA
- the gspE gene encoding type II secretion system ATPase GspE codes for MSTLSPSVANVATSTPSPLAARLIPYAFARTGQILVAHQHADSIEVWISDKTSDAALAEVARNFGALSIVRLPVAELSAAINSAYSRNDGSAAQVVGEVEGEVDLSRLMQDIPEIEDLLESEDDAPIIRMINALLTQAAREQASDIHIEPFETSSVVRFRVDGTLRDVVRPKKALHGALISRIKIMAQLDIAEKRLPQDGRITLRVGGRPVDVRVSTLPTGHGERAVLRLLEKDAQRLNLETLGMARDTLVHFDKLIGRPHGIVLVTGPTGSGKTTTLYASMSRLETATTNIMTVEDPIEYDLGGIGQTQVNERIGMTFARALRSILRQDPDIIMIGEIRDLETAQIAVQASLTGHLVLATLHTNDAASAVTRLTDMGVEPYLLASSLLGVLAQRLVRQLCTVCREERSDDGHIHWHAVGCDKCGNSGYSGRRGVYELLLLDDPIRALIHRNASDAEILTAGRAQGMRTLREDANRWLATGATSLEEVLRVTGGD; via the coding sequence GTGAGCACGCTGAGCCCGTCTGTCGCGAATGTTGCTACCAGCACGCCGTCGCCGCTCGCGGCACGGCTGATCCCGTACGCGTTCGCGCGGACCGGACAGATCCTGGTGGCGCACCAGCACGCGGACAGCATCGAAGTGTGGATCAGCGACAAAACCAGCGACGCGGCACTCGCCGAAGTCGCTCGCAACTTTGGCGCGCTTTCCATCGTGCGTTTGCCGGTGGCCGAGCTTTCGGCCGCGATCAATTCGGCGTACTCGCGCAATGACGGCAGCGCGGCCCAGGTCGTGGGCGAAGTGGAAGGTGAAGTCGATCTGTCGCGGCTGATGCAGGACATTCCCGAAATAGAGGATTTGCTCGAATCGGAAGACGACGCGCCGATCATCCGCATGATCAACGCGCTGCTGACGCAGGCGGCGCGCGAACAGGCATCGGATATTCATATCGAACCGTTCGAAACTTCTTCGGTGGTGCGCTTTCGCGTCGATGGCACCTTGCGCGACGTCGTGCGCCCGAAGAAGGCACTCCACGGCGCGCTGATCTCGCGTATCAAGATCATGGCGCAACTGGATATTGCGGAAAAACGGCTGCCGCAGGATGGCCGCATTACGCTGCGCGTAGGCGGCCGGCCGGTGGACGTGCGTGTGTCCACGCTGCCGACCGGTCATGGCGAACGCGCGGTGCTGCGTCTGCTGGAAAAGGATGCGCAACGCCTGAACCTCGAAACGCTGGGCATGGCGCGCGACACGCTGGTTCATTTCGACAAACTGATCGGCCGTCCGCACGGCATCGTGCTGGTGACTGGTCCAACGGGTTCCGGCAAGACGACCACGCTGTATGCCTCGATGTCGCGCCTCGAAACCGCCACCACCAACATCATGACGGTGGAAGATCCTATCGAATACGACTTGGGCGGGATCGGTCAGACGCAGGTCAACGAGCGCATTGGCATGACTTTCGCGCGCGCGTTGCGATCCATTTTGCGGCAGGATCCGGACATCATCATGATCGGGGAAATCCGCGATCTGGAAACGGCGCAGATTGCCGTGCAGGCATCGCTGACCGGTCACCTCGTGCTAGCCACGCTCCACACGAACGACGCGGCGTCCGCTGTCACGCGTCTCACCGACATGGGCGTCGAGCCGTATCTGCTGGCGTCGTCATTGCTCGGCGTGCTGGCGCAGCGGTTGGTGCGGCAGTTGTGTACGGTGTGCAGGGAAGAGCGCTCGGACGACGGCCACATTCATTGGCACGCGGTTGGCTGCGACAAGTGCGGCAACTCGGGTTATTCAGGGCGTCGCGGCGTGTACGAACTGTTGTTGCTTGACGATCCTATCCGCGCGCTGATTCATCGAAATGCATCGGATGCCGAAATTTTGACGGCCGGCCGCGCGCAAGGAATGCGCACGCTGCGCGAGGATGCAAACCGGTGGCTCGCGACTGGCGCAACGTCGCTGGAAGAAGTGCTGCGCGTGACGGGCGGAGACTAA
- the gspF gene encoding type II secretion system inner membrane protein GspF, with protein MPAFRFEAIDQAGKSQTGVLDADSARAARSQLRTQGLTPLVVEAAATRTRGERKQRLSLGKRLSQREQAILTRQIASLLTAGLPLGETLSVLTEQSERDYVRELMAAIRGEVLGGHSFANALAEHPRDFPEIYRALVAAGEHTGKLGLVLSRLADYIEQRNALKQKIVLAFTYPAIVTLIAFGIVTFLLSYVVPQVVNVFASTKQALPFLTIAMMALSGFVRNWWWAGLIGVALLSWFIKSLLARHGPRMAFDRWLLTAPLLGKLVRGYNTVRFASTLAILTAAGVPILRALQAAGETLSNRAMSANVEDAIIRVREGTSLSRALGNTKTFPPVLVHLIRSGEATGDVTTMLDRAAEGESGELERRTMFLTSLLEPLLILAMGGVVLVIVLAVMLPIIELNNLVQ; from the coding sequence ATGCCGGCGTTTCGTTTTGAGGCAATCGACCAGGCGGGCAAGTCGCAGACAGGCGTACTCGATGCCGACAGCGCCCGTGCCGCCCGCAGCCAACTGAGGACGCAGGGGCTGACGCCGCTAGTCGTTGAAGCGGCGGCTACCCGCACGCGGGGTGAGCGCAAACAGCGGCTATCGCTGGGAAAACGCTTGTCGCAACGCGAGCAGGCGATTCTTACGCGACAAATCGCCAGCCTGCTGACAGCGGGTCTGCCGCTCGGCGAAACGCTTTCAGTGCTGACCGAGCAATCGGAGCGCGATTACGTTCGCGAGTTGATGGCCGCTATCCGCGGCGAAGTGTTGGGCGGTCATTCGTTCGCGAATGCGTTGGCGGAACATCCGCGCGATTTCCCCGAGATTTATCGCGCGCTGGTAGCCGCCGGGGAACATACCGGCAAGCTTGGACTGGTGTTGTCGCGGCTCGCGGATTACATCGAGCAACGCAATGCGCTGAAGCAGAAGATCGTGCTCGCGTTCACCTATCCCGCGATCGTCACGCTGATCGCGTTCGGGATTGTCACGTTCCTGCTGAGCTACGTGGTGCCGCAAGTAGTGAACGTGTTCGCCAGCACGAAGCAGGCGCTGCCGTTTCTCACCATCGCGATGATGGCGCTCTCGGGCTTCGTGCGGAACTGGTGGTGGGCCGGGCTGATCGGCGTAGCGCTGCTGAGCTGGTTCATCAAGAGCCTGCTCGCGCGGCACGGTCCGCGCATGGCGTTCGACCGGTGGCTGCTCACCGCGCCGCTGCTCGGCAAACTCGTGCGAGGTTATAACACCGTGCGTTTTGCCAGCACGCTCGCCATCCTGACGGCCGCCGGCGTGCCAATCTTGCGGGCGCTGCAAGCCGCGGGAGAAACCTTGAGCAACCGTGCGATGAGCGCGAACGTTGAAGACGCCATCATCCGTGTGCGCGAAGGCACTTCGCTGTCGCGCGCGCTGGGCAATACGAAGACGTTTCCGCCGGTGCTGGTGCATCTGATCCGCTCGGGCGAAGCCACCGGCGACGTCACCACCATGCTCGACCGTGCCGCCGAAGGGGAATCCGGCGAACTCGAACGCCGCACGATGTTTCTCACGAGCCTGCTGGAACCGCTGCTGATCCTCGCGATGGGCGGCGTCGTGCTGGTGATCGTGCTGGCAGTGATGCTGCCGATCATCGAATTGAATAATCTGGTGCAGTGA
- a CDS encoding type II secretion system protein N, producing MNAFQTRLLSLIALAIFCATLTWWVITLTTHQSAPLPAAAAGRAPSVEQAATLFGGQLQHQANQDVHLFGILALQHGAAAIVSYGGEPARAISLGGPLTPGVTIKEVRSRSIIIDRKGKTSEVFLPPNPPGPTIYVR from the coding sequence ATGAATGCATTTCAGACCCGCCTGCTATCGCTCATCGCGCTCGCCATTTTTTGCGCGACGCTGACGTGGTGGGTCATCACGCTGACCACGCACCAGAGCGCGCCGCTGCCTGCGGCGGCAGCAGGGCGCGCGCCGTCGGTGGAACAGGCCGCTACGTTGTTCGGCGGCCAGTTGCAGCACCAGGCGAACCAGGACGTGCATCTGTTCGGGATCCTCGCGCTGCAACACGGCGCGGCGGCAATCGTGAGCTATGGCGGCGAACCGGCGCGCGCGATCTCGTTGGGCGGCCCGCTGACGCCGGGCGTGACGATCAAGGAAGTGCGCTCGCGCTCGATCATCATCGATAGAAAGGGCAAAACCTCGGAAGTGTTCCTGCCGCCGAACCCGCCCGGTCCGACCATATATGTGCGTTGA
- the gspG gene encoding type II secretion system major pseudopilin GspG yields MQMWMKRRYELQMAQGSKQTRRQRGFTLIEIMVVIAILGILAALIVPKIMSRPDEARRVAAKADIGSIMQSLNLYRLDNGRYPTQEQGLRALVEKPTTEPIPNNWKGGGYMDRVPVDPWGKEYQYLNPGVHGEVDVFSYGADSKPGGEGNDADIGSWQ; encoded by the coding sequence ATGCAAATGTGGATGAAGCGCCGCTACGAACTCCAGATGGCGCAAGGTAGCAAGCAAACGCGGCGCCAGCGCGGTTTTACCCTGATCGAAATCATGGTCGTGATCGCGATTCTCGGCATTCTCGCCGCGTTGATCGTGCCCAAGATCATGAGTCGTCCAGACGAAGCGCGGCGGGTGGCGGCGAAGGCGGATATTGGCTCGATCATGCAGTCGCTGAATCTTTATCGACTCGATAACGGCCGCTATCCGACCCAGGAGCAGGGGCTGCGCGCGCTGGTCGAAAAGCCGACTACCGAGCCGATCCCGAACAACTGGAAAGGCGGCGGCTACATGGATCGCGTTCCAGTCGACCCTTGGGGCAAGGAATATCAATACCTGAACCCGGGCGTGCACGGTGAAGTCGACGTATTCAGCTACGGCGCCGACAGCAAACCGGGCGGCGAGGGTAATGACGCCGACATCGGCTCCTGGCAATAA
- a CDS encoding GspH/FimT family pseudopilin — translation MQHKPDCSAPEAPRRAKVRPQAGFTLLEMLIVLVIAGLLVSLASVKLTRNPRTDLNEEAQRLALLFESAGDEAQVRARPIAWLPIDGGFRFDIRTEDGWRPLRDDLLRPRRWEGGVNGVTIQYVGSDESAGRVVFGTEAIDTPMEVTLVSAVGSVTIVGTGNGRYQVR, via the coding sequence ATGCAGCACAAGCCGGACTGTTCAGCACCCGAGGCGCCGCGCCGCGCGAAGGTGCGGCCGCAGGCCGGCTTTACGCTGCTGGAAATGCTGATAGTGCTGGTGATCGCGGGATTGCTGGTGTCGCTGGCGTCGGTGAAGCTCACGCGCAATCCGCGCACGGATCTGAACGAGGAAGCGCAGCGTCTCGCGCTCCTGTTCGAATCCGCTGGCGACGAAGCGCAGGTGCGGGCAAGGCCTATCGCCTGGCTGCCGATCGACGGCGGTTTTCGCTTCGATATCCGCACCGAAGACGGCTGGCGTCCATTACGCGACGACCTGCTGCGTCCGCGCCGCTGGGAAGGCGGCGTGAACGGCGTGACGATCCAGTACGTTGGTTCCGATGAGTCCGCGGGGCGAGTGGTGTTCGGCACGGAAGCTATTGATACCCCAATGGAAGTGACGCTCGTTTCGGCGGTCGGCAGCGTGACTATAGTCGGTACCGGCAACGGCCGTTATCAGGTGCGCTGA